The sequence ATGTTATCTGCTATAGTATTACTGTATTAACGTTAGAAATGCTTGCTCGTCTTGTTGTTCCTGAAAAAGAAAGGCATGATCCAAAAATGTTGCCAAACATTTTCACATGAAACAATTGGTTTCCTTATATTCATGTTGTTGCTTAATAATCTGAGTCAGTGTTGCATCACATTGTGGTTGAAAATACTATTGCAGATTCAGGTACTCCTTCATGTTGGCTGATATGAATATAGTCAAAACTGCTTGTAGTTGTCTTTCCAAATTCCATCTAACATGCATCTGTAATCTAATATGAGTATGTACTTCTTGAGAATCAATAAAAAACTCTCATCCGTTACCTGCATGTAGCctgataattttaaatttgtagaGTTAATATCACAGAACTGGATATTATTTGACATCCGAACATAATTTTGTATTTGATGATGCAGCTCGCAGTACATACTTTACCATTTGGAGGTGTTGGGGAGAGTGGAACGGGTGCATACCATGGCAAATTCTCATTCGATGCTTTTAGCCATAAGAAGGCCGTTTTATATCGAAGCTTTACTGGTGATGCAGCTATCAGGTATCCACCATATACTAAGGGGAAGCTGCGCTTGATGAAAGCTCTGATTGGCGGTGGCATTTGGAGCATAATTAGTGCTCTTTTTGGTTGGGGTAAGGTTTGAACAGAGAATCTGGGAGTTTGTGATGTAAGTTTCAAGGCACTCAATGTATGTAAATTATTGATTgttcttgtatattttaaatcGGAACCAGATTTACTGGTCGCAATCATAAAAGCATAAATAATTCAACTTATATTTTACCTTTTGCTGAGTGACATTTTTGCTCAGAAATGTGAGATCATTTAGACCCGTTGTGGGTGTGTATTCAGTTTCCACTATCTATCCGTCAACTTTAGTGTATGCTCTCTGGTTAGTTACTGATTTCAATACAAAATGATTATGGTTTTACCTGAAATTTCACTCACAATTGTGCTTTGAGTCTCTTTCATCTATGTATTTGGTCTGTCTGCACCCAAGATATCAACTTTGGACCAAGAACTGAGATTACATTAGAAAGCTTCATTGTTCTTTGAATATCAATTTTTCAAGTAAAGTATGATAGGAATCTGGTGAGTTGGGAGGCATAGGACATGGTCTCAaactaatttcattatttagcAAATGAGACTGCAATCAGGCATGACTTGAGGCATTTTTGAGGTACAAGGATCATGCCTTAGTGACCTTATTCATTCAGATGGCTGAAATGCAGGATGGGTGAATTCCAGTCCGACCATGAAATGCAAATAgccattaaaatatttactacCCATCTTATACGGGATAACAGAAACCTATAGAGGAATGCATGCATGAATCTTCTGCCATAACAATTCTGATTCTGCCAGTGAAATGCTATTATATGCTAATAATTTGACACCATTTTTCGACCAAGCCTTGGGTGCGAGATCAAACGTCAGAGATGTATAGCTGTTTGATGACTAAGTTGTAAGGAGACTAACCATAATTTACAATGAAGtactggattttgaatatctAAACGccatgaaaagaaagaaaaaagttgaACTCTTAAAACCAAACAGAGGGAAATCTTTGCACCTAGAGAAACCTGAACAAATTTCAACAAGAATCTTCTAAGATACTAAGAACATCAGATCGTTGTTCGTTTGTCAGTTCCGTTGGGAACTCAACTAGGAAGATAACCTTcaaatttcctttctttccatGCTCCTTTGTGTTGGGCATACCTTGTCCTTTTACGATCTTCTGGAAGCCAGGGTAGATGATATCGTCAATCATCAGCGTAGTTCTTTCACCGCCTAGCAAAGGGATTGAAATGTCACACCCAGTAAGTGCCTTTACTAAGGGGATTTCTACGGCTATTTCCAAATCATCTCCTTCTCTCCGGAACAGAGGATGTCTTTTCTCAGCAATCACAAAAGTTATGTCTGCTGGACAAGTTCCAGGTCTCTCATTTCCCATTCCTTCGAATGTTATCTTCGTTCCTTTTTTCCATCCTGGCTTTATGTCTATCGTCAGTAGTTCCTCTTCTTGAACTATTTGACTGCCAAGAAACCCAAAATAATATCAGATTCTTACATAAACAGAACCTACCTCATTTCAGGCTACTAATGCAGAAGGTGAGGTGTCACATAAACCCTTAATCTATTATGACTATATATCAAGAAAAACATATATCGGGGACAAAGAAAAACGAACCCTGTGTTCGTAAGGACATCTCTTGTAACCTTAATCTTCTTCGTGCATCCATGGCACAAGTCCTCAAGAGTGCACTCAAGATACTTTTGAACAGCTGGAGGTTTCAACATCCCCGTTGAATTTGAAAACATGATAGGTGTGGTGCTTCTCCTGCTTGCATTTCTTGAAAGAGATGAAGAAGAGAAGCCATGATTCGACTCTGTGCTTCCCCTGCTCACGCTTCTATATAGAAAGGATGGTGATGGGGATGGACTCCTTCTACTCCCATTTCTCGATAAAGGAGAAGATAAGTGTGGAAAACAATTTTCCAAGCTTTTATGCTTGTAATATCTATTAGAGCTTGCAGGATTATCTCCTCGCATACTATAGCTGTGAACACTTTTCATTGTTTCCTCTTCTATTTCTTCACCAAGCTCCTGAACGTATgcatattatatacatatacatatcaAAACTACTGCATTGCATGCAAGATAAATTAATTCTGggtaaatttttgtttaattaaattatatatgcttcagcatattcttttaaaatcctGAAAAGACTTCTTAATTATCTCAATCTAACAGGTATTTTGGCCTAGTGATAAAAATGATCAATTATCTAAAAGTTGGCAGAAAactaattaagaaagaaagagaagaagaagaagaagaagaaaatgtaCCGCTGAAAAGCTCAATATATATGGAATATTTGATTAGGGCGTTTTCTCCAAATCAATATATATGAGAGAGGAAATGTACCTCAACAGATTCGTGGGTGGCTTTTGGTTTTGCTTCCGGTGGTTCAGCTACGCCCGAAGAATGTGAATTTGAAGGTGGAGATGATGGTGATGAAGATAATGTTTTCTTAATGCGAGACCATCTTACGATTGCTGGTAAGTAAACTTTACAAAAATGTTTGAAGTTGAAATTCTTCTTCCTCTGCTCAGAAATGGAGGAGGCACCTGTTGGAAGGCCAACAATCTGAGGATGGTGTACcatgagaaaagagagagagagagagagagagagagaaaggaaggaataGATTTACGAGACTACTACTTCTATAACCACAAGAATAATGCATGGTTAGCCAAACATGGAGCGTTAAATTTGTTTTGGCTCTTTGATTAGCTTAAATCcgttataattattattatattaaaacgtTTAATTAATCTTCTGTTTTTAATTCTTGACCCTTTTTCTTGAGAAAATTCTTGACCCTTTTCAAAGGCAAGGACATAGACCCTCGTCAcatcatttctttctttcaaaaaataggGTTATCGGTAAGTTATTAGTTAAAGAACCTTCTAAAAAATCTTTTTCCCATATTTTTAGTACCTAATTTTTCCTTAATAACCCATTAATGTTTCTGAGTAACAAGttatggtttttcttttttcttttttctttttttcaggCATTTGAATATGGTTTTTCATAGCTGTTCTTTTACTTCAGACAGGGATGTTGAGGATATAATGTTTGTTCTTTATACTTGACCCTTTCAAACTATGATTTGTTACAGAAACTTCCAAACTGTTTTGCCAATTCTGAAACAATTCAGTTTTAGATGTTTCTTTGGATTCCAAGACAGATCCCATACCTGAACTATATTTCTGTTTCTGAGGCTTTGCCCTTTGGGTTGTTTAATataactttctttctctctcttttttttttgtttttttcataCAAAAATAGACAGATCCTATATCTTTGACCAGGCaggttattattattattattattattattattttctttctttgcttgGTCATGTCTGAAACATGAAAAACTTTAGtaataaagatttttttataatattgattcaGGTGATAAATAGTCCGTATATTACCGATGTTAACTAGACTACGGCCTGCAGGATGTGcggaataataaaataatatcaatttaataaatatttagtaaataatttatgcaaattttattttataattaaagtaattttaaaatatttaattttcagaaaaatttacaatgaaagtaattttaaataaattattttgaaattatgatattttgcttttattatttttatttttagaataaaatttcattgttttatattttatattaatacttaataaagtttttaaaaacttattaattgCCATATATacattctttttcaaattattttttaacaatagaattgacttttttttaggcaaattatcttttaaaagaaacatattgacaagtatatttcataaaagttattgtttattttatattataattttttgaaataagtataaaaatatactttgTGGTTAGATCACTTAAAAAACTATTCTTTTCACAAAAAGGTaccatatatattttacttttcttgcactttattactttattatctAACATCATTATTActttatgataaaatattaattttcaatgATCAAATTTTTTGTAGGTGACttataatcaaattaactatcactatatttctaaaaatattataatttattttaaagattacttcattttattcttaatgaaattaacaatatatattaattttattttttatgagtttAATACAGTTGGTTATATActaaatcatttatataagtgattttgatattaaaaaagtatttatactaataataaataaaaaattttaaagacattaatttttaggatgataaaatgtaaaaaataaaatcacaggtacttatttattgaaaaaaacaTGATTCTTTAAGCACAAAACGCCAAATCATAAgacatttttttataattattccatttttttaatattcatgcAGTTCATGtctatttaaaataacattttgtatattaaaaagtataaaatattaaattatcacaataaattttataaaatgaatttcaaaaattagataaatataaattaaaaaatcaaaactaaattgcattataaaaaataataacattccAGTATAAATTAATggtgcttaatttttaaattatcaagcACATTCCAAGTAATCTCatgtagaaatatatattgacaCTTAAATAGAGAAGACAAATATTGAGATTTAAGCTTCAAagttacttttttaaattttattacacCATAATATTGATACGAATTAAACCAAGAacatatgataataataattacataaaacaTAGCAAATAGACTATAATGTTAGAGCCTACCTTCAATTTTCACAGTAGAGAAAtatcaattaagaatttatagtttatatttaaaatagactattaatgttatttttaatatttaaaaaaattaaaaatcaagaaaaaaagaaaaaaataagtgtAGAAATAGACAAGTTTATTTTGAGATTGTGAgcactaattattttaaaataaaaattatgagtaTCAATGGTAGCATTAACTTAGTTTTAATAGCTTAAAATATCATAGTAGATGAGaggttataatttaaatatattttagcactttaataaatttattattgtgtATGTGATGCTCTTTCATGTTTCATAATTGAAATTTCTCACGATTTAgataaatgatatttaaatttatacagataactaattaaaaaaagaaaatatgtttaaaatattactttcatatatataaatttataatttatactcAGTTTGAATTgggataattatttatttgaattggaataattatttattataattacatCAATTGTTTTAGTGATGTTTTCATTTGACTCAActttttattatctataattttaattttcttttataaacttgTGATTGCAAAAATATGGTTAGCTCTTATTAATTTGAGCGAAGGATAAGATTTAAAATCAGATTTTTCAAGTATTGCCATTTTTAAGATTACCGGGTCTAGAATTTGTGGATAATTTACTTTTGGAAAAACTTGGTATATGCTTTCATTTATATacagaattaataaatgattaacatatatttatcaGTTTTAGATAATAGCATATAtgataattatcaaatatcaaagtataaaatacattttatatacatattattattttttatttagtaatgaTATATACATCAagtttagatttaatttttttttaaacattcTGTCAAATATTGGGAAAGAACTGAGTAGATTATGGCTGAATTGATTGAAACTTGGGTTAAATTGCATGTTGGCTGGATTGACCACTTAAACTTTTAAGAAAATCCTAActtgaatttcaaaattatatttaagtgaaatatataatttaaattatatattctatatgtactttttattgaattaatattttactggtattagttcttttaattaattttagtttccGCTACAATCAATTCCATAATACAACTTATAAAATTCAagtaaaatgtaaaaaagagttttagaatttatttttatttgattaaataaatataatagaagCAAATAATTGAAGCATCTCTAATATCTAGCATGTTCGTATTTAAAAATCACTAAATACTacactaaaaaattattgacaattatatctactttattgataaatagaatttgctttaaaaaattaaaattaccaTAGAATTCCCAAAATCaaatactaaaagaaaagaaaaagattggcTAAAATAGATAACGAGATTGAAATTTGGGCTAGACTGagcatttaaaagaaaaaaaggggtcagagttttgttttcttatttttggtGCAGCCTTTTCTTTGCCGGACGAATGGATCCTTCGCTTACCGATGATAACTTGGGTCCATCTTCAACCCCAAAGTCAATGaaccaaaaataattaacatgcACCTtcgtaatttatttaatttaattttattattttcactgcttttgtatttatatttttacttttattggaGATTTAGTattccttaattaaataaaaataaaaaataaaaaataaataaaaataaatagaaatctcataaaatatttataaaaatatccttaataaaacaaaaaaatataaatttaaaagctgAATAAAACTCAATGACtcattagaataaaattaaaaaatttaagaccttaataatgaatttggTCAAAATATCACTATATATATGGCATCaataatgtatatttatgggaaaaaatactttaaatttaatctttatttagtCAAacaattaattgatattttctccatttttattgcttttaaaattatttttccttgCAAGGATTGGTTATAATGTAAAAGTTCTAAATAAAGATAGAAAAGTCCgatttagaatattattatagtttgCGAGAAAAATTGACTTAATTATGCCACACAAAACTAAAAACTATGTATacattatatgtatttaattttattatttcatttagaatttttaaatatataataattagaaatattaaaatatcttttaaattatggTTCGAGAAGAATGCGGAAAAGGCAATATTGTACCggaaatagataaaaatccTAATAGTAATAAACAAATCTTAGTATTTGAGTCTTTTTTGgcaattttgtaaaattattttaccaTAGTTTTAGtagttattttattcaacAAAACAAATTACAAACATTTTGCTTAtcatccttttctttcttaatctTTCAATGCCATTAAGGAATGAACAACTCCACAACAACTAGGGAATCTTGGacttattttttcaattggCAAAACTGTTATGCAAATGacaaatcaaaagaaaaaaaatctaatcatAATCTTCCTATTTTAGTAATACAATTGAGTGTTTAGATTGATGATGTACCACGTActgataatataaaagaaaaaataatatattcttataattttaattaaattatttaataaaataataataatcgaTTTGgtatagaataaaatttataaaaaataaaaaataaaattaacaaaaacaacaTTATTTCTTCGATTAGGTTCGAAAGTCTCAAAGGATTTGtacttcaataaaaaaaaccaTATGGCTTGCTTtagttaaagaaattaaataattatcttttaattcagCCAAATAACTtcaatactaattaattttacaaaaaaaatataaaaattaacaatttactattaataaaaatattcacgACAATGTTGTAacttaaaaatgatatttataataaatttattgagattaatatgtataaattttttattgttaatatagtttaattttatttgcaatataaaaaatattttaaactatgttttatttaataatattattttaagagaTAAGTACCTTTAGCATGTTGAAAATATTTtcagattaaatttataataaaataaaaaccattaattaataaatttttatcagtattaaaattaatttgtgttagataaaaatattattataatctaataaaaatattaattttataaaattaatatttaataataaacttaacaattaaattacaattttaaataattaatataatcttttatGCATTACCAAAAAAGTGATGGGTAAATAGAATTAccgaaaagaaaagcaaagcCAAAGGCGAGGAGACTCCTGACTCGAGCTGACTACACCTGGACCAATTTTTAactctttctatttatcactgtcttaagaaaaaataaaaaaaaataaataaaagaaaccaaGTACAACAACACAGCGCAACACACGGAAAGTCTCTTTGTTcccttttctctctctctctctctctctctctcctttccCTCCTTGCGGTCTTTTTTTCCCTCTCTTTCTCACTCTCACTCGCCATTTCCCTTCGCGCGATTATTTCCTCTTGTTCCGATTATCAAATCAATGGCTCCTAAATACCCTAACTATCAAATCTAAGCGATCCTCCTTCCAcctttttctataaattaaaatcaaatacactCACAGACACTCTCTCTCCGCAGATTAACAGTGCTATCGTGTATctcaagaataaaataaattaaaaaaatatttatttatatatataaggtcGGTGTGTGTTTCTGTCATAATCTCCGTTCGCTTTCCATCTCAGGTTCAGGTAGACTCTTATG is a genomic window of Ricinus communis isolate WT05 ecotype wild-type chromosome 2, ASM1957865v1, whole genome shotgun sequence containing:
- the LOC8277774 gene encoding dnaJ homolog subfamily B member 4, with translation MVHHPQIVGLPTGASSISEQRKKNFNFKHFCKVYLPAIVRWSRIKKTLSSSPSSPPSNSHSSGVAEPPEAKPKATHESVEELGEEIEEETMKSVHSYSMRGDNPASSNRYYKHKSLENCFPHLSSPLSRNGSRRSPSPSPSFLYRSVSRGSTESNHGFSSSSLSRNASRRSTTPIMFSNSTGMLKPPAVQKYLECTLEDLCHGCTKKIKVTRDVLTNTGQIVQEEELLTIDIKPGWKKGTKITFEGMGNERPGTCPADITFVIAEKRHPLFRREGDDLEIAVEIPLVKALTGCDISIPLLGGERTTLMIDDIIYPGFQKIVKGQGMPNTKEHGKKGNLKVIFLVEFPTELTNEQRSDVLSILEDSC